A single Fusarium oxysporum Fo47 chromosome IV, complete sequence DNA region contains:
- a CDS encoding CobW/HypB/UreG, nucleotide-binding domain-containing protein, with amino-acid sequence MDFDDDAPPELVDTTANDVDEEITVKVPITIVTGYLGAGKTTLLNYILTAHHGKKIAVIMNEFGDSLDIEKSLTVNKGGEQVEEWLEVGNGCICCSVKYVLNVRQPPTTVLTEFRDTGVNAIESLMSKKGAFDYILLETTGLADPGNLAPLFWVDDGLGSTIYLDGIVTLVDAKNILRSLDDPNGVVEGHDDHGHGPVMTTAHVQISHADVIVINKADMVTEVELNQAKERIQSINGLAKIHVTERSVVPQLEGFLLDLHAYDQFNESDANAKGHSHLDPTISTVTIPVGRLGPGQLDTVDRWLRSVLWDSKLPEDEKEGDFEIHRSKGRLVFANGEVKMLQGVREVFEINDGPLGDETPKEGKIILIGRNVADVGFEDSFKKALS; translated from the exons ATGGATTTTGATGACGATGCCCCGCCAGAGCTGGTTGATACAACCGCCAACGATGTGGATGAGGAGATTACAGTCAAGGTTCCTATCACAATTGTGACAG GGTATCTCGGTGCTGGTAAAACTACCTTGCTAAATTACATCCTTACGGCTCACcatggcaagaagatcgcTGTCATCATGAATG AATTTGGAGACT CGCTCGACATTGAAAAGTCCCTTACTGTGAACAAAGGTGGTGAGCAGGTTGAAGAATGGTTAGAAGTCGGCAATGGCTGTATCTGCTGTTCCGTAAAGTACGTCTTGAATGTACGGCAGCCGCCCACTACCGTGCTAACTGAATTCAGGGATACAGGAGTCAATGCGATAGAGTCTCTCATGTCAAAGAAGGGTGCATTTGACTATATCCTCCTCGAAACCACTGGCTTAGCCGACCCCGGAAACCTAGCCCCCCTCTTCTGGGTGGACGACGGACTTGGAAGCACCATTTATTTGGATGGAATAGTCACGCTCGTAGATGCGAAGAATATCCTGCGCAGTCTTGACGACCCCAATGGTGTTGTCGAAGGACACGACGACCACGGTCATGGCCCTGTTATGACAACAGCACACGTTCAGATCTCTCATGCGGATGTGATCGTGATCAACAAGGCCGACATGGTGACAGAGGTGGAACTCAACCAGGCCAAAGAGAGAATCCAGTCGATCAATGGTCTTGCTAAGATCCATGTAACGGAGAGGAGTGTAGTCCCTCAATTGGAAGGATTCCTGCTTGATTTGCACGCATATGACCAATTCAATGAGTCAGACGCAAATGCCAAGGGACATAGTCACCTCGACCCT ACCATATCGACCGTCACCATACCCGTTGGCCGCCTTGGGCCAGGACAACTGGACACAGTTGATCGTTGGCTACGATCGGTACTGTGGGACAGCAAATTACCTGAAGATGAAAAGGAAGGTGATTTCGAGATCCATCGCTCCAAGGGACGGCTTGTGTTTGCCAATGGAGAGGTCAAGATGTTGCAGGGGGTGAGGGAGGTCTTTGAGATAAATGACGGGCCGTTGGGAGATGAGACGCCCAAGGAGGGGAAGATTATTCTGATTGGAAGAAACGTAGCAGATGTTGGATTTGAAGACAGTTTCAAAAAAGCCCTGAGCTAG
- a CDS encoding Mob1/phocein — translation MSLAPSSPRLPSPPPAAEIQMAPMSPSGGPAASLHTTPQEQSQLEASSRRRIHPGTKAADMAAGPPLIPLQELDSAFQLQEHLAALHCYHTSSNTQPITRGTALQLATPPNGVDRTIWLYELCRFLISQCNSLIVGFLFDTPPCSANTCPEMRASEWQFLCAVHEQPKSCCAIDYCCHTLDWAANVVTDQKIFPSRFVVHNDNHSKNVGVKNLVNVFRRLHRIFAHAWFQHRGVFWSVEAETGLYVLFKTVCDLYDLLPAENYKLPPEAEGLEAPHTEQEPEKPPPTILKPSSHQRGPPAEEDNMHPTRTNTRRHIRSSPSTGSAVTTVIEAEEEEPAGVSRKLKDMHLTAPSPVEEEPEVADVPVIVEQSVMGESGAQSHSPPAEKEEDDDDDDDDEEIDDDADQTVVGSVSEQDSANDDDTQTDEHEPAADSLESAQSTDTGVAEDEPTRENASVDSAPDADASESSEAKDKSSEDAAKAIDTKSDDEPKKDEK, via the exons ATGTCTTTAGCACCGAGCTCCCCTAGGCTTCCAAGCCCTCCGCCAGCTGCAGAGATTCAAATGGCACCCATGTCTCCTTCTGGCGGACCTGCAGCCAGCCTTCATACGACACCCCAGGAGCAATCGCAGCTTGAAGCCAGCTCTAGACGGCGGATACACCCAGGAACAAAGGCAGCAGATATGGCTGCTGGACCTCCTTTGATACCACTACAAGAG CTCGACTCTGCATTTCAACTCCAAGAACACCTAGCCGCCCTCCACTGCTACCATACCTCCTCCAACACCCAACCGATCACCCGTGGCACCGCGCTACAGCTCGCGACACCTCCCAATGGCGTCGACCGGACTATTTGGCTCTATGAGCTCTGCCGCTTCCTCATCTCGCAGTGCAACTCCTTGATCGTTGGCTTCCTCTTCGACACCCCGCCATGCAGTGCGAACACGTGCCCTGAAATGCGCGCTTCCGAATGGCAGTTCCTCTGCGCTGTGCACGAACAGCCCAAGAGCTGCTGCGCTATCGACTACTGCTGTCACACCCTGGACTGGGCTGCCAACGTTGTGACCGACCAGAAGATCTTCCCCAGCCGCTTTGTCGTCCATAATGACAACCACAGTAAGAATGTGGGTGTCAAGAATCTCGTCAATGTGTTCCGCAGGTTGCATCGCATATTCGCCCATGCCTGGTTTCAGCATCGTGGTGTGTTTTGGTCTGTAGAGGCCGAGACAGGACTGTACGTCCTGTTCAAGACTGTATGCGACTTGTATGATCTGCTGCCTGCTGAGAACTACAAGTTGCCTCCCGAGGCGGAGGGACTCGAGGCACCCCATACTGAACAGGAGCCCGAGAAACCTCCTCCCACCATTCTCAAgccttcatctcatcaacgagGTCCTCCTGCCGAAGAAGACAACATGCATCCAACAAGAACGAATACTCGACGACACATTCGAAGTAGTCCTTCGACGGGAAGTGCTGTAACAACTGTCATtgaagccgaggaggaggaacCCGCTGGAGTTTCCAGGAAACTAAAGGATATGCACCTGACCGCTCCCTCACCCGTGGAGGAGGAGCCAGAAGTGGCCGATGTCCCTGTTATTGTTGAGCAATCAGTCATGGGAGAATCCGGAGCACAGTCCCACAGTCCCCcagctgagaaggaagaagatgacgacgatgatgatgacgatgaagaaaTTGACGATGATGCCGACCAGACAGTTGTTGGATCTGTTTCAGAACAAGATTCTGCAAACGACGATGACACTCAAACGGATGAACATGAGCCAGCCGCGGACTCTCTTGAGTCAGCGCAATCTACAGATACGGGCGTTGCAGAGGACGAGCCGACAAGGGAAAACGCCTCTGTAGACTCAGCACCAGATGCGGATGCCTCTGAATCCTCAGAGGCCAAGGACAAATCCTCAGAGGATGCGGCAAAGGCCATAGATACCAAGTCAGATGATGAACCCAAAAAGGATGAGAAGTAA